In a genomic window of Pseudomonas mohnii:
- a CDS encoding methyl-accepting chemotaxis protein, with protein sequence MATNVQGVASNAESSSVQTRDASTQAKEAIAVVDKTIVDIRSLAEEVGRAAQVIADLEGHSREIGGVLEVIRTIAEQTNLLALNAAIEAARAGEQGRGFAVVADEVRTLASRTQKSTQEINDMIERLQNASQHAVKVMDDSRDFAERGVQQALSAGEALQRISALVSSVSDMSLHIAEAAKEQAMVTDEINRRISSVSVVANTTVVLAQSTLSRGRASGGDAERLLQIVRQFKL encoded by the coding sequence ATGGCTACCAACGTGCAAGGGGTTGCCAGCAACGCCGAATCCAGCTCTGTTCAAACGCGTGACGCCTCTACACAGGCAAAAGAGGCGATTGCCGTCGTCGATAAAACCATCGTTGATATTCGCTCCTTGGCAGAAGAAGTGGGTCGAGCTGCCCAAGTGATCGCTGATCTGGAAGGCCATTCACGCGAAATCGGTGGGGTGCTGGAGGTGATTCGCACCATCGCCGAACAAACCAACTTGCTGGCGCTTAACGCCGCCATCGAAGCTGCTCGCGCCGGTGAGCAAGGTCGTGGTTTTGCGGTAGTGGCAGATGAAGTCCGCACGTTGGCTAGTCGTACGCAAAAATCTACGCAAGAAATCAACGATATGATCGAACGGCTGCAAAATGCTTCACAGCATGCGGTTAAAGTAATGGACGACAGTCGTGACTTTGCTGAACGTGGAGTGCAGCAGGCTCTTAGCGCTGGCGAAGCATTACAGCGAATAAGTGCACTGGTGTCTTCAGTGTCCGATATGAGCCTGCACATTGCTGAGGCTGCCAAAGAGCAGGCCATGGTGACCGATGAAATCAATCGGCGGATCAGTAGTGTTTCGGTAGTCGCGAACACCACCGTTGTACTTGCGCAGAGCACCCTCAGCCGTGGCCGGGCGAGCGGTGGAGACGCTGAGCGGTTGTTGCAGATTGTGCGTCAGTTCAAACTTTAG
- a CDS encoding LysR family transcriptional regulator, with protein sequence MDRFQEMQVFAAVAQDQGFSAAARRLGMSAASVTRAVAALEKRIGTQLLTRTTRSVHLSEAGQRYLEDCRRILAEVQEAEDSAAGSHAQPRGQLTITAPVLFGELFVTPLMVNFLTQFPDVTINALLVDRMVSVVEEGIDVAVRIGELPDSNQHAIRVGEVRRVICASPRFLATFGRPNHPQDLAQAPVIATSSIGQLRSWPFLVDGEPLSVRPEPRLVVTANQAAIAAAGLGLGFTRVLSYQVAGKIAAGELEIILADFEMPPLPIHVVYQGGRNAPARVRSFVDFTVKALREHPALRS encoded by the coding sequence ATGGACCGCTTCCAGGAAATGCAAGTCTTCGCCGCAGTCGCACAAGATCAAGGATTTTCGGCGGCCGCGCGGCGTCTGGGCATGTCGGCCGCCAGTGTCACGCGCGCGGTCGCGGCGCTGGAGAAGCGTATTGGTACGCAGTTGCTCACGCGCACCACGCGCAGCGTTCATCTGAGCGAGGCGGGCCAGCGTTATCTTGAAGATTGTCGGAGAATTCTCGCCGAGGTGCAGGAAGCCGAGGACTCGGCGGCGGGCAGTCACGCCCAACCCCGTGGGCAACTGACGATTACCGCACCGGTATTGTTTGGTGAGCTGTTTGTCACGCCATTGATGGTGAATTTTCTGACGCAATTCCCCGATGTCACGATCAATGCGTTGTTGGTGGATCGTATGGTCAGCGTGGTGGAGGAGGGCATCGACGTGGCCGTGCGCATCGGGGAGCTGCCCGACAGCAATCAGCATGCAATTCGGGTGGGGGAGGTGCGACGGGTGATTTGTGCGTCGCCACGGTTTCTTGCCACTTTCGGACGGCCAAATCACCCGCAAGACCTGGCCCAGGCACCGGTTATCGCGACGTCCTCGATCGGACAGTTAAGAAGCTGGCCGTTCCTCGTGGACGGTGAACCACTGAGTGTCCGGCCTGAACCACGGCTGGTGGTCACGGCGAATCAGGCGGCCATCGCCGCTGCCGGCCTCGGCCTGGGTTTCACACGAGTCTTGTCTTATCAGGTTGCAGGCAAAATAGCGGCCGGTGAACTGGAAATTATCCTGGCCGACTTCGAAATGCCGCCATTGCCCATCCATGTGGTTTACCAGGGCGGACGTAACGCCCCGGCGCGGGTTCGCAGTTTTGTCGATTTTACGGTGAAGGCCCTCCGGGAACACCCGGCCTTGCGCAGCTGA
- a CDS encoding glutathione S-transferase family protein yields the protein MQAIKLYNFPRSGHAHRVELMLSLLHLPTELIFVDLAKGEHKQPQYLALNAFGQVPVLDDQGVVLADSNAILVYLAQKYGKGRWLPTDPVGAAKVQRWLSVAAGPIAFGPARARLITVFGAPYNAEETIAYAHTVLRVIDHELANTPWLAGGEPTIADVAAYSYIAHAPEGNVSLDDYANIRAWLARVEALPGFVGMPRTVAGLQKTA from the coding sequence ATGCAAGCCATCAAACTCTACAACTTTCCCCGTTCCGGCCACGCTCACCGTGTGGAGCTGATGCTTTCGCTGCTGCACTTACCCACCGAGTTGATCTTCGTTGACCTGGCCAAAGGCGAACACAAACAACCGCAATACCTGGCACTCAACGCTTTCGGACAGGTGCCTGTACTGGATGACCAAGGCGTGGTGCTGGCGGATTCCAACGCGATCCTGGTTTATCTGGCACAGAAATACGGCAAGGGTCGTTGGCTGCCAACCGATCCGGTCGGTGCCGCCAAGGTACAGCGTTGGTTGTCGGTGGCTGCCGGGCCGATTGCCTTTGGTCCGGCCAGGGCCAGGTTGATTACGGTGTTTGGTGCACCTTACAACGCTGAAGAAACGATCGCTTATGCCCATACCGTGCTGAGGGTCATCGATCACGAACTGGCCAACACACCTTGGCTGGCGGGCGGCGAGCCGACCATTGCTGACGTCGCGGCCTACAGCTACATCGCCCATGCACCTGAAGGCAATGTCTCGCTGGACGACTACGCCAACATCCGCGCCTGGCTGGCACGGGTCGAAGCCTTGCCAGGATTTGTCGGCATGCCGCGCACTGTCGCCGGCCTGCAAAAAACCGCCTGA